In Rhodopirellula sp. P2, the DNA window GCCACTTTGTCATCGGGGAGATCTCCCGGCAATCGGTCTCGCATTCGCTCATTCAACAACAACATTGTCATTGTGAAGGTCCGAGTACCAGGATCCGCACTCGCGTCCACGTTGTAAACCAACCCGTTGGTATGCCGCTGGGTACCATCGGCCAGGGCATACGAGATGGGCAACTGACGGCGACTCCGCATGGATCGCGATTGCTTGGCCGACAGTTCCACTTCAACCTTGATCGGGTTGGTCATTTGCAACGTCAACACAGGATCCCCCGCGTTGACGACACTGCCAGGAACAACGTTCACCGCCGAAATTTGCCCCTGATACGAACCAAATAAAGTGGTGTGTTCCAAATCGCGTTGAGCATCGCGCAGCGCTTGTTCAGCGCGTCGAATTTGCGACTCGGCCGACTTCAGTTCCGCACGTGTCTGCTTTTCTGTGGCCTGCAATCCACTCAACGAAGCCAAACGGGTTTGGACCAGGTTTCGAGCTTGATCGTATTCGCTTTTGGAGGCCGCGTTTTGCTGTTTCAAATTGTCAATGCGTGAGAACTCCATTTCCGCGAGTGCCAAGTTCGCTCGGGCAGATTCCATCTCCGCTGGCAACGACTCGTCCAGCCGTATTTCAATGCTTTCCTTGTTCAACCGAGCGACTTCCAAATCCGCCACAGCAGACTCGACCGCGATTTCGTAGCGTTCCGGATCGATCCGCGCCAGCGGCGTTCCCTGCTGAACCATTTCGCCGCCCACGTCGATGACCCGTCCGTCAATGTTTTCTCCTGGTTCCAAGACCCACAGGACCTTCCCGCTGACCTCAAAACCGATGTCCTCGGTCTTCCACGACTGCACGCTGCCCGTGGCGGTGTAAGACGAAACCGGAACGGTTCGCGTCAGCGTCATCACTTCGACCGGACGCGGCGCCTTTTCGAATTGGAGCTCTTCCTTTGGTGCACACCCCACCGCCGCGATCAAGCAGACAAGGGATGCCAAACGGGCCGCATGCCCCATGGGT includes these proteins:
- a CDS encoding efflux RND transporter periplasmic adaptor subunit, with the protein product MTTPSSKPMGHAARLASLVCLIAAVGCAPKEELQFEKAPRPVEVMTLTRTVPVSSYTATGSVQSWKTEDIGFEVSGKVLWVLEPGENIDGRVIDVGGEMVQQGTPLARIDPERYEIAVESAVADLEVARLNKESIEIRLDESLPAEMESARANLALAEMEFSRIDNLKQQNAASKSEYDQARNLVQTRLASLSGLQATEKQTRAELKSAESQIRRAEQALRDAQRDLEHTTLFGSYQGQISAVNVVPGSVVNAGDPVLTLQMTNPIKVEVELSAKQSRSMRSRRQLPISYALADGTQRHTNGLVYNVDASADPGTRTFTMTMLLLNERMRDRLPGDLPDDKVARSEDLWPLRLNRMMGTSEEVVLVEEESIHRDDKGAFIYLVTNSKLREHLPEVVKVRQQRLKENKLRIPFLGNWVFRSVQMLGENGEPIDIDLESLYVGKLAGDPNMDPAEARQGGNPPRNWDGESVVLDPGAEWMLRPGELVTVDLADQNEGKGFFVPFDAIDEESGQTFLYEIKDGLASKVGVEVVARENLDTGSMIEVQSPELREGLQVVVRGVHFLTDGERVRRVGAPRRLDELEEGHLIGNPVPPMVVEGSAE